The DNA sequence TCATGATGTCTCTATATTGTTTGTAAAatatactttttctttttctgtctgtggtAATAATACGCATTCATTAAGTAGGATTATTTACATACttgttaatattttttactCTTCTTACAACTGCTGACAAAGGCCTTGAATAGCTACAGAAATCTGGAACGTAAGCATTTATTTCCAAGATCATGAATGATACTTTGAACCCAAAACTATTTAAATTAAACTTGCAATATCTTGCAATACATTTATGGAATGTTACTAACTGTTTATACACCAGTTTCGGACTCGACGAGAAAGTAGTCATGCTGACAAATACATTATTGACCACTTAAAAATATCCTTATATGTTTTTACAGCTACCTTAAGACTTCTTAAGCATATGAATGCAAAATAGAAGGgtcatatatatttttgttcatttaaaaactcGTCAATACACATGTTGCAtatttcaaaaatatgtttaccATTTCAGTTGTACGATTGCTGATTTGTTGTCATGGTTTTATGGCATCTGGAGGAAATACGTGAGATGTGCAAATTTTCAAttgttcatttttcataaaGACTTTTGAAGTGTGTGTCTTTCACAGTGGTAGAGTGTAACTAAgtaacatttactcaagtactttatATAACAACAATCCAATAATATAATACATTGCAGATGGGGCCAATCCCGTGCACAGAACACTTTTTGTAACTCTAAGTATATTTTGTTTCTAGCACTACTGTACTTTTTGAGCAAAATTTAGGATGCTAAACTTTGTCTTGCAATTTTACGTTTGTTGTTCTGTACTGGTACTTTcagtttaaatgaaaagataaaaacatcttCCACCGCTTCGACCAATTTTAACCACATACTGTAAAACAGAACCAGAAAGAGCAtaaagtgatattttaacatgattACTATCAGCAACgctcacatttctttttaaaaccttaAATATAACCAAAATGCTTGATTAACCGCCTTAAAGCCTTATTCCTGCcagtttaaagtaaaaaaaataataaatcatcacaGGTCTGGGATCTGCAGCCAGGCAAATTAaatgagcagttttttttaatttgtgagctCCTTGCTGTGTGGGAACATTCAGCAGTGGCTCAGCATGTCAAACCATGTCAAGTGTTACAGTTCCCTTCCTgtttcagggggaaaaaaatatcacCCCAGAGATGAATTAAACTAAAAAGGCTTGTCTTCAGACCCCTTCCTAAAATGATTAACCCTTCTAGAGAGCATTATTGAGCTCTGAGTGGTTGTGCTTTCTCATTGCctgtaattgttctttttttctgttgttgccttcatcagtctctctcctcattatatgaaaagaaggaaaaaatgtctgaataGAAGTGGGAGATTTTCCCACAGTCACTCAACTCAGAAAAATACGCCATTGTCGCCAGGTTCCCATCCCAATGCCCTGCTGCACAGTCTGCCGCGGTCTGAGGGACAATGTTCCTATAATTGACTGACCATTCTTTCTCGCTGAGAAGTGAGTGATGGAGAATACAGTCAAATGCAGCTACAAATCTCACATTCGAGTCAGTCCCGTCTGCAGGAAGCCATGTCTGATTGTTTCTCATATGGCTGCAGATATAACTGAGAAAAAATCCTGAGCAACAATACCATGATCTTCAATTATTCAAGTTGCTTTAGAGGCTTATTATGCAATTAATgaagaaacacatgcaaaatCATGCTTATTTGAGTATGTACGACCAgaatatgtttttcttcttcaagcaTCATTCATCTTGCATTTCACCATTTACTGAAAGGCTTTAAGGTGCTGATCTTAGGTATGAGCCATGTATGTGAAATTTGTACCCAGGTCAATGCAAGCCTCCTAATAATAAGGACAAAGTGATGTTTTATTCTGCTGAAGCCTCTCCTAATAATATCAACAGTACCTGCAACCTTTACATCTATGAGGTAAGGCAAAGCAAATTTGTTCGTGTAGTTCAATTCATACACTGGGccatttcaaagtgctttacatacATTCAGACATTACAAAGGCGACCTTCAAACAtagtagaaaaagaaaaaaaagaacgcaggaaaaaaattaattggcaaatatgtatataaatgatgaaaaattcaaataatgggctaaattcaataaaaaaaacaaagtaggaAACCCATGCTTAATAGAGTTACTTTTTAAGATCCAGATTGTAAATAAGATAATTTGTCAGTAATCAAACAACATAACAGTGCTGAGTTGTTACAGATATCACCAGCTGTGACTCTGAAATTCTGCAGGTACATGAGTAATTTCAgtaatgtaaataatatttgCTATACTGCAACATTTATACACGTCATTTTATGTTTGATGCCCcagtacattttgttgttaatgtttcTATACTTTTCATGTATCATTATCCCCAAGGAAATGTGGATTGCCAGCATGCACTGAAGCAGCAATCTATAACataattattaaatattttacaggCTGACAAATAAACTAAAGTGGAGACAGTAAAAATAAGTATTTCTagaaatgatttaaagaaagatttaaaatattaaaagaataaGACTCACGTCAAATAAAGCCAAATAAAGTGCagttaaatgattaataattatattattttctttgttagtTATACACCTAGATTTAGTCTGGACTTGATCACTGTGCTGTGGTTATATGAGTCTACGCATGCGTAGGAGCGCACACGCCGTCTCATTTGAACCAATCAGCGGGCAGCACTGTGCAGGAGCCCAACTGCCATGGCGGAGACAATGAAGCTGAGTGGAAATCACTTTCCTGTCACCGAATCCGCTGAAATGTCCAGCTACAGGGACTGCATGCGTGTGATACTGAAGCTGCTAGCAGACTTCGGCAGAGAGGTTGGTTGACAATGTCCGAGCCGTGTCGAGTCACGCTTCTTTTGCTCCGTGTTGTTAGCTagctacatgctaatgtttTTAGCATTCGGGGTAGCGTCGATGCCTCTCACCACATGCACTGATACTCAGGCGGTGTTTTTGACAAACAGTATGCCTCAAAATATCCGTGTGTGGATTTcgaattaattaatttctgctATTTTGAAccagtatttatttatctacattttaagaCATGCTCGTGTGAGTTATCCACTCACCCATGTAAACAAAAGCTCTGAATTTCACTTTACTCCGTTCACAGCTGTTTTTTCTAGCTCTTTCCTGCCATCTGTATCGGACATATGaattatatatttcatattcatttggTATAGTAAATGATTCGTCACATTATTCCCCACATTTGCGATATGAAGTATTGTCCGTACTCTTGGGAAGCATGAATGAGGGCACAGTATATTGTCTACGCTGTTAAATGTATAGCTGTCCTTGCACATACTCTGCCTTCATTGTGTACAAGAGCTCTTTCTTTAGTTCAAGGAGAATCACCCCAGTGGCTCTGAGTAAAGATTATTTTCCTCATGaattactttgtttataaaatgtccatcacaaGATCCTAAGATGatcttttcacatttctttcagtaCACAAGCAAAAGCTATTGAATATTCAATGATGTACAACAGCGAAAAGCAGCAGATACTTGCCACTTAGTACTGCACAATAAAGAAAGCTAGTACCAGCGAATTTATTGGCATTTTTCCCCCTTCTCATTGAGTGACTAAATAATAATCCATAATCAATGTTTAGGCTAGATTACACCATGCTATCATGTGACCAACACTGATTCGGCTTGGCTTTGTTTGCCTTTGAAATCCAGCTCAAATTAAGTGATGCTGCTCTGAGAATAGAAGTCAACGTCGATGCTGTGGATCTTCAGTCACCTCCAGGTGCTCACGTGCACAGTTGCTTGCAGAAGCATATCACTAAATTACAGGTAAATAGACCACATATTAAATGATTACCAATTTCTACATTTTGACGTCAGTTTAATTGAATGGTTTTAGCATGTTGAGGCTAAAAGGATTTGCTGAAATTAGTTTGAATAATGACCAGCACATTATTTCAAATGGCACGATGCTGTGTTAGGCATTTAATTagtcttttctttgttggtaAGGGtctttgatttaaaatataGTTTGTTCTTTCATGCAATATTCATTCTGCACGTTTATGTAGACTGTTTCAGAAAGCTTAAATACACTGGTGTTTGCGGATGGTGATGCATCATCCTCAAAAGACAACACATCAGATGAAGCTGTCACCTCATCGTCACTCAAAGAGCAGGCGACTCCGCTGCCTGAGCACGATCTTGCCAGCTGTGAGGATGCGGACGGCAAGGTGGCggctgatgacatcatggtTCAGATCAGAGCCAGGAAGTCAGAGGTTGGTCTCAGTCAGCAGATCTGTCAGCTGTTCTGGCAGTGACATTTTTAGAGCCCTCTTTACTCTCTGTCAAGCAAATGAATAATCATAAGTAATTGCTCCCAAGGATGTGCACATGACGTGCTGCAGTGAAGCAAATGCTTGATGGAGATCTGATAAACCGAGTTCAGTCGAGAATAAGGGGTTCTTTAGTGCTGTGGTCGGTTAGAACAGACCACATTGCTGGAGGGCTTTGAGAGAGGGCCAGGTCCTTGATGGATTATGAAGTGGATGCTCATTACTCTGAGATTGCATGTGGATGAAGGACAAGAGGCCCCATTCtgttgtgcatttattttggtaGCCAAGCAAACAGTATTCATATTCCATCATGTGATGATGGCAAGCAATTCAACTTTTTTGGCTACCTGGAGTAATTTCCTACTACATCTCTCATCCCATGTCATTTAACTTGCTGCGCCCCATTTGCCTCACATCATTAGACTTATGCAGGCAGATAAATACCCTCAGTGCATTCTTGACATCTATCATTGGCTCATCAATCCATTTTACCTTATTATGTGTGTTGTCTCTTCATTGTAACCCTAGATCGAGCGGAGAATATCTGCATTTATGGAACGCAAGCAGATGGAgatcaatgaaaacaatgtacGCGAGTTTTGCAACGTGATCGACTGCAATCAGGGTGAGAATGGGAAAGAGGTTGGGGGCAGGGTGGAGAGGGAGCCTGCACACAGATTGCCAATGTTTGGGAGAGAGCTGATTTCCACAGGCGAGAGGTCAGGCTGAACTGCTCTAAGAGTGGGGCTGAAGTAGCTAACACACTCGGCCTCAAAACACAACCAGCTTAGTCCAGAAAAACATGAGACAGAGggccttttttaatttaaagccTGCATGAGACACCAGTACTAGAAATCAGGACACACTAATGGAAGAAGTTTTGTAAAAGAGAAATTCACTTATTCATTCTAAatttctcctctgcagaaaaCAGCTGTGCCAGAACAGATGCAGTTTTCACTCCTTATCCCGGTTTCAAAAGTCACGTAAAaggtaagaaaataaatattcgCCACAAATGTCAGGTGGCATTTCTAAGCAGCTTCATTTTATGAAATGTaaccatcattttttttaaatcatacacATAATTTTCAGAAAGTCCAGCTTGACTTAACAAG is a window from the Acanthopagrus latus isolate v.2019 chromosome 16, fAcaLat1.1, whole genome shotgun sequence genome containing:
- the LOC119034445 gene encoding MAP3K12-binding inhibitory protein 1, with the protein product MAETMKLSGNHFPVTESAEMSSYRDCMRVILKLLADFGRELKLSDAALRIEVNVDAVDLQSPPGAHVHSCLQKHITKLQTVSESLNTLVFADGDASSSKDNTSDEAVTSSSLKEQATPLPEHDLASCEDADGKVAADDIMVQIRARKSEIERRISAFMERKQMEINENNVREFCNVIDCNQENSCARTDAVFTPYPGFKSHVKVTRVVNTYGPQTRGGGGQGEAGEHQRGQMGRDCGNAAIEERLHNIETHLKLPTAGPVPLSVYQRLKRLEDRILELEGLSPEYFQSTSHLHKRPKTSPAQACSLTELDEKISAVKAALLKRVNEFGPGYGAECPM